The stretch of DNA GTCCCGTCATACATGTGCTACAACGGGCGCCGACGCCATTACGGTAAGCTGAACGACATTTCTGTAAGCGGCGTTACTGAAACGGATTTCAGGCGTTCTCCGAGGATGCCGACCGCGCGCTTCTCACTCCTCGCCGTCCCAGTAGTCGACGGTCGCGTCCCGGTCGTAGTAGCCCGACACGTCGCGCTCGCCGAAACGTGGGCATGAGAGGTGTTCCGTCAGTTCGTCCGACACCGCCCGTCCCGATCAGCCTGACTCTGCACGAGCCATCCCCCTTCCATCGTCGCTTCACGTGTCGTGTAGATGATTTTCGTCTTCTCAGTGATCTCGTCGCCGTCGGCCGATTCGACTCTGAAAGGAACATCCATCGAATCCCCACAGCACCCGACATCGACGAACTCCTCGAACTCGGCACCCTCGGCTGGTTCGACAACCCTTCGAAGATAGTTGCGATACCGATCGGTGTCGATCTGATCGCGACCCCACTCTGACAACTCCTCGGGGTACGAAATGACGACACGAGTAGCGACAGTCATACACGAACGTAGCAGATCTAGCGGTAAAGACGTTCTCCCCACTGTAGAGAGACCTCAGCAGAGCCATGAAGCGCCGCCCCCCTTTCTCCTTCCGCCAACCGTTTTCCCGCCCGCGTCCCCACCCAGAAATATGGACCTGCAGACACTCGTCGACGCGGCTTCGACGCGCGACTGGGACACCGACCCCGAGGGAACGGTTTCGATCGCCGTCGTCGGGCTGGGGAACTATGCCCGGAACGTCTCGGTTCCGGCGATCGAGGCGGGCGACTACGCCGAGGTCGGCGCCGTCGTCTCCGGCGACTCCGAGAAGGCCGAGCGCGTCGCCGACGAGCACGACGCCGTCCCGCTGAGCTACGAGGAGTACGCCGAGGGCGAGGCCGTCGACGCCTACGACGCCGTCTACGTCGCGACGCCGAACCGCATCCACCTCGACCAGATCCGCACCGCGGCGGACCACGGGAAACACGTGATCTGTGAGAAGCCGCTGGAGGCGACGACCGAACGCGCAACGGCGGCCGTCGACGCCTGTGAGGACGCCGGCGTGACGCTGATGACCGCCTACCGGATGCAGGCCGACCCCGTGATCCGCGCGCTCGGTTCGTTCGTCTCGCGGGGCGGCATCGGCGAGCCGACGAAGGCGATGGGCGAGTTCACGTTCCCCGTCCTCGCCGGGTCGAAGGGGCCCGAGCAGTGGCGCCTCGACGCCGAACTCGCGGGCGGCGGCGCGCTGATGGACGTTGGCGTCTACCCGCTCAACACGATGCGGTTCCTGCTCGGCGCGGATCCGGGGTCGGTCGAGGCGATGGCCCGCGCGAGCGAGCCGTTCGGTGACCGCCCGGACGACCCCGACAGCCCGCGCTTCGCCGACGAGCACGTCCACGTCCTCGCGTCGTTCCCCGAGGGCGTCGTCGGCGAGTTCACCGCGAGTTTCAGCGGCGAGGCGGACTCGTGGCTGGAGCTAGTCGGTAGCGACGGCCGGGTCCGGGTCGAGAACGCGTTCGTCCCCGGCGGCGATCGGACCGTCCGGCTGAACACCGCCGAGGGCGACGTGGAGCTCTCCGGCGTCGGCGCCGACGAGACCCGCGAGGAGTTCGACTACTTCGCCCACTGCGTGCTGACGGGGACGCCGCCCGAACCCGACGGTCACGACGGGCTCACGGACGTCGCGATCATGGGTGCGATCTACGAGGCCGCCGAGTCGGGCGAGCGGGTGACGCTTACCCGGCGCTGATCAGCGTCGGAAGGGTGGAGAGGGCGGGGGAGGCGGATGATGTCGGACCGGGTGGCCCCCGTGGTCGGTCCGACGGTGCGCCGATGGTGGCGGACCCCTCGCCACGCGGTCGGACGCGGTGTTGAGTTGTCGACGTTACGGCGAGAAAAGCGCCGTGTCGGTCGACGGCTGCACGTAGCCGGGAGAACGGCATAAATCCACGGGTCCCGGCCCTGCCGTCGGCGACCACTGGGGCGAACACGTAAGTCGATCCGGGGCAATCCCGAGCGTATGACCGACGCAGCGATCGTGACCGGTGCGGCCAGTGGGATCGGGCGCGCGACCGTCGACCTGTTCCGGGAGCGCTACGACCTCGTCGCGGGGATCGACGTCGACGACGCGATCGCGGAGGTCGCCGCCGAGTTCGACGACGTCCGGGGGTACGTCGCCGACGTGCGCGACCACGAGCGCGTCCACGAGATCGTCGACGACGTGGAGGCCGACGCCGACGTGGTCGCGGTCGTCAACAACGCCGCGATCTCCCGGGACGTGTGGATCGGCGACCTCGGGCCCGATGAGTGGGACGAGGTGCTGGACGTGAACCTCACTGGACAGTACAACCTCGTCCACGCCGCCGCACCACGGATGTACGAGCGCGAGCGCGGCGCCGTCGTCAACGTCTCCTCGGGCGCCGGCAAGCAGGGCTCTGCCAGCGGCGGCGTCCACTACTCGGCGTCGAAAGCGGGCGTGTTCGGGCTCACGAAGGGGCTGGCCAAACAGCTCGCCCCCCACGTCCGGGTGAACTGTGTCGTCCCGGGGCTGATGGACACGCCGCTGACGACCGACTCGGGGCTCTGGACGGACGCGGGCATCCGGGAGTTCACCGAGGAACTGCCGCTTGCCCGGCTCGGGGAGCCGGGGGAGGCAGCCGCCCTGATCGACTTCCTCTGTTCTACGCGGGCGAGCTACATGACCGGCGCCGTCGTCGACGTCGACGGCGGCGCCGGGCTGGTCTGAGGTGGTCAGGCCCCCGCGACGAACGCTTCGGCGGCCTCGGTCGCGTTCCGGATCCGGTGGCGCAGCCGAGTGACCTCCCGGGTCAGGGTGGTCTCCGCGAAGCGTTCCCTGCGGCGCGTACCGTCGACGCCGGCGGCGCGGCGAAGCTCCGGCAGCGGCTCGTGGGGGAGCGCCGGCTCCTGATCGTAGTCGCGGACGCTCGTGTACAGTGCGGGGATCAACTCGTTCCCCAACGTGACCTGCAGGTCCTCGGCCGCCGCCGCGGCGTCGGAGCCGACGGCGTCGAGCCGTTCGATCCGCTCGTACGCCGCTTCCAGCGCTGCCTCCAGCGCGTCGAGGTCCTCGTGGACGCCGTCGAACGATCGGCCCGTCTCGGCCTCGATTTCGGCGAGCTGCTCGCGGATGTCCGCGGCCGTCGCCCGGTAGTCGTGGGGGAGCGACGGTGACGCACAGAGTCGGCTGGCCAGCGTGATCGCGATCCGGGTCTCCTCGGCCAGCACGCCGACGTCGACCTTATCCCGGGTGTCCTCGGGCGTGTGCCACCACCAGCCGCCGCCGACCGGGCCACCCTCGCCGCCGGGCTCCATCCGGGCTCCAGAGAGCAGCGAGGAGAGCCCGGCGCCCCAGAACGACTGATCCGAGTTGCGTGCCGGCCGATCGTCGCCGAGGAACCCCGCCTCCCCGCCCTCGAGCAGCGGCAGGTCGCCGGCCGTCTCCAGCACGTCGAGGTGCTCGTCGCCGAGTTCGGCCATCTCCTGGTGCCAGAGCCCGTCAGCGCCCCGCAGCCCGTTCAGGTCGAGGTGGTAGTAAGCAACGCCGTTCTCCCGAAGGTCGAGCCACTCTCGGTCGGCCCACCAGGCGCTGCCGGCGTAGCGCCCCGTCGAGTGGGCGGGCCAGAAGCCGAACACCAGCCCGCGGGCCGGGGGGTCGTCAGCGGCGATTCGGGCGAGTTCGAGCGTCGCCGCCATCGCCGTCGCGTTGTCGGTGATCCCCTCGTACCACGAGTCGACGTGGTTACCGACGACCAGATAGCGGTCGCTCTCGGTGCCGTCGACCCGGCCGACGGGGCAGGGCAGCGTCGTGAGCTCGGTTGTGACCTCGGTCGTCACCGTCGCCTCGACGGGGCCGGCCTCACAGCGCGCCAGTAGCCAGTCGCCGGCGTCGTCCCCGATCTGGGCCACCGGCAGCGACGGAAGCTCGGCGTCGTCGTCGAGCCCGGGCGTCCCCCAGACCGGCGTGACGATCATCTCGTGGAGCTGCTCGGGGTTGACGGACTGGTAGATCACCGCCGCCGCGCCGGCGTCGTCGAGCAGCGCGATCGGTTCGGGGGTGGGCAGCCCGGTCGTGAACACGATCTTCCCGTCCAGATCAGCGTCGGCGACGGTCTCCTCGGTCACGTCGTCGAGCCGGACCACCTTCCCCGAGACGCCGCTGGGGGGCGTGCTCGCGCCGAAGGAGGCCGTGATCGCCTCGTCGAAGGTCTTCCGGGTGGGCGCGGTCACGTCGACCCGAGCGTCCTCGGGGAGACTGATGTACCCCTCGAACTCGTGGAGTTCGGCCTCGCAACCGTACTCCCGGAGCGTCTCGACGACGTACTCCGCGGCCTCCCACTCGTCGTCGGTGCCGGAGATGCGCTCGGTGCCGTCGAACGCGTCGACGTGCCGTTCGAGCGCCTCGGGGTCGACACGGTCTCGTCGCTGCGCTTCGGTCTCTCTATCGACCGGTTCGATCATACCCCGTGGTGGACCGACGGAGCTATAGCTATTTGGGAGCCAGCAGTATTCATGCAGTACGTTAGCACTGACGGTGTGTATCACCCCGACGGGGAGACCGTTGACGGGAGCGTCGTCTGTATCGAGGACGGCGAGGTCGCCGCAGTCCGGGACAGTCCCCCGACCGACGCCGAGGCGCTGTACGACGGCCCGGGGTACGCGCTGCCCGGGTTCGTCGATGCCCACTCCCACGGCCCGATCCGCCCGGGCGAGGGCGACCAGTTGGGACAGATGCGCGCCGATCCCGCAGTGCAGGCGGTCAGGGCCGCGAACAACCTCCGTCGTGACCTCCGGGCCGGGACGACGACGATGCGAACCATGGGCTGTGAACATCGCCTCGACCTCCGGCTCCGGGCGTCCGAGCGCACCGGCGAACTCGACGCGCCGCGGCTGCTCCCCTGTGGCGGCCACCTGACGCCGACGAACGGACATGGCCACGCGCTGACCGCGACCGACGGCCCCGAGGCGTGCCGGCAGCGGGTCCGGGAGCTGCTCGCCGCCGGCGCCCACCACGTGAAGTACTTCGCGACCGGCGGGGTCTCCTCCGGCGCTGGGAGCCTCGACCGTGCGCCGTACTCCGACGCCGAAGCCGAGGCTATCGTGAGCGAAGCCCACCGACAGGGCGTCCACGTCGCGACCCACGCCCACGGCGGCGCCGGCGCGCGGCAGGCGATCGAGGCCGGCGTCGACACCGTCGAGCACGCCGCCGCGTTCGACGCCGAGCTGGTCGACCTGCTCGCCGGGAGCGACGCCCACGCCGTCGGGACGTTCAGCATCCTCCACGACCCGTCGGGCATCGTCGGCGGCGACGCGGACGACGCGGACGTGATGGCCCGGGTCGAGGAGGCCCGCGCCAGCGAGCGGGAGAGCTGGGAACGCCTCCTCGACGCCGACATCGCTGTCGCTGTCGGCACCGACAGCATGCACGGGAACCTCGCGGACGAGGCCGCCCATCTCGTCGACTACGGCGCCAGCGCCGAGACGGCGGTGCGCGCGATCACGAGCGAGGCCGCCCGCGCTGCCCGCGCCGCGCGGGCAGGGACGCTCGACCCCGGCAACCGGGGGGACGTGGTGGTCGTCCCGGAGCATCCCGCCGAGAACGTCGCGACGCTCGCCGAGCCGGTGGCGGTGGTCAAAAACGGGGAACGCGTGGTCTGATCGGTGCGTGGCCCTACACGTCGAAGAACGGTGCCAGCACCGAGAGGAACCCCAGCAACACCCGGATGAACGTTCCGGGCGTATTGATGCTGTCCCAGTGTAGGCCAAGCAGCACCGGCATCGAGAACGTTGCGCCGATGATGACGGACTGCAACAGGACGATGAACTGTACCAGCTCGTCGTGCGACACGTGTCAGGTGGAACCGGGATTTAGCAGGATGCGTTTCCCAGCACACAGGTCGTCTCGGACACGCTACCGACTCAGGGGCGGATTACTACCTTCCCGATCACGTCGCGTTCCTCGATGGCGGCGTGGCCCTCCGCGACGCCATCGAGGGGGAGTACACGGTCGATCCGGGGTTCGAGCTCGCCGTCGGCGACCAGCGGGAGCACGTCCCGGAAATCCTGACGGTTCCCCATCGGCGCGCCCCGGATCTGGCGGTGGTGTTGGTACACCGAACGGATGTCGATGTCGGGGTCCGGCCCCGAAGTCGCGCCACAGATCACCATCCGTCCGCCCATCGCGAGGCTGTCGATCGACTGCTGCCACGTCGCCTGCCCGACGTGGTCGGCGACGAGGTCGACGCCCCGGGCGTCGGTCAGCTCCATCACGGCCTCCTCGAAGGCGACGTCGGTGTAGTCGATCACCTCGTCGGCGAGTTCGCCGACGACCGCAGCCTTCTCGTCGGTCGACGTGGCGGCGTACGTCGTCGCGCCGAGGCGCTCGGCAATCTGGAGCGCGGCGTTCCCCACCCCGCCGCTGGCGCCGAGGATCAGCGCCGTCTCCGCCGGCCGGAGCTCCCCGGCGGTGACGACCATCCGCCAGGCGGTCGTGAACGTCACCGGCATCGCCGCGGCGGTGACGAAGTCGAGTGAGTCCGGCTTGGGTTCGAGACACCACTCGGGAACGACGGCGTACTCCGCGAGCCCGCCCGGCCGGTCCTCGCCGATGATCTCGTACGCGTGGCACATCGTGTGCTCACCGTTCAGACAGTACTCACACTCCCCGCAGGTGACGCCAGGGTAGACGACGACCGACTCGCCGACCCACGACTCGTCGGCGTCCTTGCCGACGGCGTCGACGACGCCGGCCATGTCGCTGCCCGTCCGCTTGGGGAACTCGCCGTCGTCCTCGGGGTGGCCCTTCCGGGCGAACACGTCGAGGTGGTTCAGCGCGACTGCTTCGACGGCGATCCGGACCTCGTTCGGGCCGGGCTCTGGCGTCTCGGTCTCGACGACCGAGAGCGCGTCTTCGGGCGAGCCGTACTGAGTTATGTGTGCAGTTCGCATACCTCCGCGTGGGTGAGTGAGGGCAAAAAGGCGCGGGTGGAGGCGATCGGCGGCGTGACGGACCGCCGACGACTTTTTCATCCGTCGGCGAATACTGTCGTGTGTGAAAGAACGTATTCAGAAGACGATCCGACGCGCACAGTTCGCCGCCGCGGGCGCCGCCATCGGTGGCGGTCTCGGGGGGCTGGTCGGGAAGAACGCCGCGAGCACCGCTGCCGGGTTCGGCGCGCTGATCGGTGCGACGATCGCCGAGAAAGTCGGCCCCACGCAGGAGATCAAAGAGCGGTTCCGTCGCGGTGCCGACGCCGGCGAGGTTTCGGAGTAGCCACCTCGGCTCTTTTCAGGAGTCGCCGGCTGCTCGCCTCGGCGACACCGTCAGTCCTCGCCGGCTGCTCGCCTCGGCGACACCGTCAGTCCTCGCCGGCTGCTCGCCTCGGCGACACCGTCAGTCCTCGCCGGCTGCTCGCCTCGGCGACACCGTCAGTCGTCGGCGGGTGCCGCACCGCCCGCCGAGACACCGGTGCCGGGGCCGATGTCGATCCCTAGCTCGTCGAGCTTCTCGTCGGGGACGACACCGTCGATCCAGCCGCGGTGGTCGTAGTACTCTTCCTTCATCGCGTCCAGTTCACAGAGCTCGCCCGAGATCCCGCCGCCGGCGGGCACCGCATCCTCGGCGCCCTCGACGAAGCGGTCCGGAAGCGAGTCGTCGTCGCCGTCGAAGCCGGCGAGGTTGTTGTAGTAGCGTTCGAGGTTGTACACGCGCTCGCCGGCCTGCATCAGCTCCTCCTCGC from Halolamina sediminis encodes:
- the gfo6 gene encoding D-xylose 1-dehydrogenase Gfo6, whose product is MDLQTLVDAASTRDWDTDPEGTVSIAVVGLGNYARNVSVPAIEAGDYAEVGAVVSGDSEKAERVADEHDAVPLSYEEYAEGEAVDAYDAVYVATPNRIHLDQIRTAADHGKHVICEKPLEATTERATAAVDACEDAGVTLMTAYRMQADPVIRALGSFVSRGGIGEPTKAMGEFTFPVLAGSKGPEQWRLDAELAGGGALMDVGVYPLNTMRFLLGADPGSVEAMARASEPFGDRPDDPDSPRFADEHVHVLASFPEGVVGEFTASFSGEADSWLELVGSDGRVRVENAFVPGGDRTVRLNTAEGDVELSGVGADETREEFDYFAHCVLTGTPPEPDGHDGLTDVAIMGAIYEAAESGERVTLTRR
- a CDS encoding SDR family NAD(P)-dependent oxidoreductase produces the protein MTDAAIVTGAASGIGRATVDLFRERYDLVAGIDVDDAIAEVAAEFDDVRGYVADVRDHERVHEIVDDVEADADVVAVVNNAAISRDVWIGDLGPDEWDEVLDVNLTGQYNLVHAAAPRMYERERGAVVNVSSGAGKQGSASGGVHYSASKAGVFGLTKGLAKQLAPHVRVNCVVPGLMDTPLTTDSGLWTDAGIREFTEELPLARLGEPGEAAALIDFLCSTRASYMTGAVVDVDGGAGLV
- a CDS encoding M28 family metallopeptidase; translated protein: MIEPVDRETEAQRRDRVDPEALERHVDAFDGTERISGTDDEWEAAEYVVETLREYGCEAELHEFEGYISLPEDARVDVTAPTRKTFDEAITASFGASTPPSGVSGKVVRLDDVTEETVADADLDGKIVFTTGLPTPEPIALLDDAGAAAVIYQSVNPEQLHEMIVTPVWGTPGLDDDAELPSLPVAQIGDDAGDWLLARCEAGPVEATVTTEVTTELTTLPCPVGRVDGTESDRYLVVGNHVDSWYEGITDNATAMAATLELARIAADDPPARGLVFGFWPAHSTGRYAGSAWWADREWLDLRENGVAYYHLDLNGLRGADGLWHQEMAELGDEHLDVLETAGDLPLLEGGEAGFLGDDRPARNSDQSFWGAGLSSLLSGARMEPGGEGGPVGGGWWWHTPEDTRDKVDVGVLAEETRIAITLASRLCASPSLPHDYRATAADIREQLAEIEAETGRSFDGVHEDLDALEAALEAAYERIERLDAVGSDAAAAAEDLQVTLGNELIPALYTSVRDYDQEPALPHEPLPELRRAAGVDGTRRRERFAETTLTREVTRLRHRIRNATEAAEAFVAGA
- a CDS encoding amidohydrolase family protein; the encoded protein is MQYVSTDGVYHPDGETVDGSVVCIEDGEVAAVRDSPPTDAEALYDGPGYALPGFVDAHSHGPIRPGEGDQLGQMRADPAVQAVRAANNLRRDLRAGTTTMRTMGCEHRLDLRLRASERTGELDAPRLLPCGGHLTPTNGHGHALTATDGPEACRQRVRELLAAGAHHVKYFATGGVSSGAGSLDRAPYSDAEAEAIVSEAHRQGVHVATHAHGGAGARQAIEAGVDTVEHAAAFDAELVDLLAGSDAHAVGTFSILHDPSGIVGGDADDADVMARVEEARASERESWERLLDADIAVAVGTDSMHGNLADEAAHLVDYGASAETAVRAITSEAARAARAARAGTLDPGNRGDVVVVPEHPAENVATLAEPVAVVKNGERVV
- a CDS encoding zinc-binding dehydrogenase; its protein translation is MRTAHITQYGSPEDALSVVETETPEPGPNEVRIAVEAVALNHLDVFARKGHPEDDGEFPKRTGSDMAGVVDAVGKDADESWVGESVVVYPGVTCGECEYCLNGEHTMCHAYEIIGEDRPGGLAEYAVVPEWCLEPKPDSLDFVTAAAMPVTFTTAWRMVVTAGELRPAETALILGASGGVGNAALQIAERLGATTYAATSTDEKAAVVGELADEVIDYTDVAFEEAVMELTDARGVDLVADHVGQATWQQSIDSLAMGGRMVICGATSGPDPDIDIRSVYQHHRQIRGAPMGNRQDFRDVLPLVADGELEPRIDRVLPLDGVAEGHAAIEERDVIGKVVIRP